The following is a genomic window from Pseudomonas parafulva.
CTCGGCGCTGTACACCTCTTCGCGCATGCTGTTCTCGCTGAGCAAGCGGGGCGACGCCCCTGCCGTCGCCCAGCGCACCACCCGCGCGGGCACCCCGCACTGGGCCGTGCTGCTGTCCACCGCAGCTGCCTTCCTGTGCGTGTTCGCCAACTTCCTCGCACCGGCCGAGGTGTTCGAGTTCCTGCTGGCCAGCTCTGGCGCCATCGCCCTGCTGGTGTACCTGGTGATCGCCGTGTCGCAGTTGCGCATGCGTGCCCAGCGTGAGGCGCGGGGCGAGAAAATCTCGTTCAAGATGTGGCTGTTCCCGGGGCTGACCTGGGCCACCATCGCTTTCATCGTCGCCGTATTGGGCGTGATGGCCCTGCGCGAAGACCACCGCATCGAGATCATCGCCACGGCGCTGTTGAGCATCGCCGTGGTGATCACCGGGCTACTGGTGCATCGCAAGCGCGGCGTCGCCGGACGGGCCGTGCTGGATAACTGAGTCGGCATCTGCATCGAAAAGGCCGCATCCTCTGAAGGATGCGGCCTTTTGCGTTTATCGGACCAGTGGTCGAATCGGCCCGGTAAAAAAATGAATCCCCGGTTTGTCCCCTCGGTCAAGAATTATGTACGCAGTAATCTGACGAGGTAACCGCATGACTATCGAAGCAGAAACACTTGCCGAACTGACCCAGGCGCTCAAGCGACGCGGCCTGAAACGCCTGGTCGATATCGCCTTCACCCGCGCGCCGTACCGCTGCAACCACCGCTGGATCTGCATCGTCGAGTGACGCTTCTCTTTGCCGGCAGCAGGGATTCGCCCGGCCGCCGGCCACCCTTCCTACGCCGATTCAGGCGAATCCTTGCTGGCGCCACGCCTCATACACCGTCACCGCCACCGTGTTGGACAGGTTAAGGCTGCGGCACCCCGGACGCATGGGCAAGCGCAGGCGTTGTTCGGCGGGCAGGCTGTCGAGCACTTCAGCGGGCAGCCCACGACTCTCCGGGCCGAACAAAAACGCATCGCCGGGTTGATAGGCCACTTCATGGAACGGCTGCGAGCCCTTGGTGGTGAAGGCGAACAGGCGCGGCTGGCCGAGGCTTTCCAGGCACTGGGCCAGGCTGTCGTGGCGCTTGAGCGTGGCATACTCGTGGTAATCCAGCCCGGCCCGGCGCAGGCGCTTGTCGTCCAGCTCGAAACCGATCGGCTCGATCAGGTGCAGGTCGCAGCCGCTGTTGGCGCACAGGCGGATGATATTGCCGGTATTCGGCGGAATTTCAGGTTGAAAGAGGATGACGTGGAACATGCACGGCCCCAGGCAGGAAGATGACGCGCATTCTACCCTCGAACCGGACCCGCGTTCGAAGGCATGGCCGCGGGTATTGATGTCGATGGCCATCGTCGGGGTGATGGTCGGTTTGATGATCGGTCGGCTGACGGCGCCCGAGCCGCGTGTGCTGGAACAGGTGCAGGTCATGGATGAAGGCCTGGACCTGTTGTTCAACGCCTCGCCCAAGCTGCATGGCGAGAACGTCAATGGCACCGTGGCGCTGGTGTTCCAGGCCGAGGGCAAGCCGCAGCGTGGCCAGTTGACCCTGCAAGGAAGGCCGGTGGGCTGGCGTTTGCAGCGTAGCGATGAGGGACTGGTGCTGAGCCTGGTGGCCGCGCGTCCCCTGCGCGGCACCTGGAGCGCTGCAGAGGACGCGGGGCGTTGGCGGGTGCAGGTCAGGCTGCACGAATAAAAGAGGGGAGTCTCGGCCTGCCTGTACCGAGGTCCCCGAAGCGGGCGGTGTTGCGAATAAAAGAGGGAGTCTCGGCCTGCCTGTACCAAGGTCCCCAAAACGGGCGGTGTTGCGAATAAAGAGGGGGATGTCCCGGCCTGCCTGTACCGGGGTCCCCGAAACTGTCGTTATCAGTGTTATTGCAGGTGTCGTGCCAGTTTATAAAATCCTTTTAATTCAATGGCTTGCCGGTTTTATTCGATGAGGTGCTCCCTATCCTGTGCCTTGCGCAGGTGCAGCGGGCACTGCATCGGTGCAAGTCCCGGCAGACATGAAAAGGGCCGCTTCGCGGCCCATCCCGGCACAAGGCCGCTCCTACAAAACCCGTGCACGGACCCTGTAGGAGCGGCCTTGTGTCGCGATGGGCTGCGCAGCAGCCCCTATGCCAGCCATGAGCGGCCCCGGTCATGACAGCGACCGCTGGCGATCAGTGCTCCTCGCCGTCGTCCTCATCACTGCCGTCGACCTTCATCCCCAGTTCCTTGATCTTGCGAGTCAAGGTGTTGCGGCCCCAGCCCAACAGCACCGCCGCATCACGCCGACGCCCGGCCGTGTGCTTGAGGGCGGTCTCGATCATGATCCGCTCGAAGCTCGGCACGGCGCTGTCGAGCAGGTTCGACTGACCGCGGGCCAGGGCCTGGTCAGCCCACTGGCGCAGCGCCTGCTCCCAGTTGGTGATCGGTGCCGCGTCGTGGGGCAGGTTGAGCAGTTCTGGCGGCAGGTCGCTGATCAGCACTTCGCGGCTCGAGGCCATCACCGTGATCCAGCGGCAGGTGTTTTCCATCTGACGCACGTTGCCCGGCCACGGCAGGTTGCGCATGAACTCTTCGGTTTCCGGCTTGAGCAGTTTCGGTTCGACTGCCAGCTCCCGTGCCGCTCGCCCCAGGAAGTGACGGGCCAGCGCGGGAATGTCCTCGCGCCGGTCGGCCAGGCGCGGGATATGGATGCGGATCACGTTCAGGCGGTGGAACAAGTCTTCGCGGAACTTGCCGGCCTGCACCAGCGATTCCAGGTTCTGGTGGGTCGCGGCGATGATGCGCACGTCCACCTTGACCGGTAGGTGTCCACCGACCCGGTAGAACTCGCCGTCGGCCAGTACGCGCAGCAGGCGCGTCTGGGTGTCGGCGGGCATGTCGCCGATTTCGTCGAGGAACAGCGTGCCGCCATCGGCCTGCTCGAAGCGGCCGCGGCGCAGGTTGGCCGCGCCGGTGAAGGCACCTTTTTCGTGGCCGAACAGCTCCGACTCCATCAAGTCCTTGGGAATCGCCGCCATGTTCAGGGCGATGAACGGCGCGGCGGCGCGCGGGCTGTGGCGGTGCAGGGCGTGGGCGACCAGCTCCTTGCCGGTGCCGGACTCGCCGTTGATCAGCACGGTGATGTTGGAGTGGCTCAGGCGACCGATGGCGCGGAACACCTCCTGCATCGCCGGCGCCTCGCCGATGATCTCCGGGGTGCGCGCCAGGGTCGGCGGGGCTTGTAGCGCCTGCTGTTCCTGGGCGTGCTGGTTGGCGCGCTTGACCAGCGCCACGGCCTCATCGACATCGAATGGCTTGGGCAGGTACTCGAAGGCGCCGCCCTGGTACGACGCCACCGCGCTGTCCAGGTCGGAATGGGCGGTCATGATGATCACCGGCAGGCGCGGGTGCGCTTCGCGGATCTGCGCCAGCAGGTCCAGGCCGCTGGTGCCGGGCATGCGGATGTCGGAGATGATCACGTCCGGCTGTTGGCGGGCCAGGCGTCCCATGACCCCGTCGGCGCTGTCGAAGCTCTGGGTGGTCATGCCTTCCTGCTGCAGGGCCTTTTCCAGGACCCAGCGGATGGAACGATCATCGTCGACGATCCACACGGTTTCACTACGGCTCATGGGGCTGTGGCTCCTTGTTCCAGGGGCAGGAAGATCGAAAAGGTGGTGTGGCCAGGGTGGCTTTCGCACTCGATCAGCCCCTGATGCTGACTGATGATGTTCTGGGTGATGGCCAAGCCCAGCCCGGTGCCGTCCGGGCGTCCGCTGACCATCGGATAAAAGAGGGTGTCCTGCAGTTGCGCGGGGATGCCGGGGCCGTTGTCGGTGATTTCGATGCGCGCCACCAGGCGGTGGCGCACGTGGCCGATGGTGAACTGGCGCACGGCGCGGCTGCGCAGGGTGATGCGGCCCAGGCGCAATTCGTTCTGGCCGTTGATCGCCTGCATGGCGTTGCGCACGATGTTGAGCACGGCCTGGATCATCTGCTCACGGTCGATCAGCACGTCCGGCAGGCTCGGGTCGTAGTCGCGCACCAGGGTGATGCTGCCTTGGGCTTCGGCGTCCACCAGGCTGCACACCCGCTCCAGCACTTCGTGCACGTTGGTCATCGCCAACGACGGCAGTTTGTTCGAGCCCAGCATGCGGTCGACCAGATTGCGCAGGCGGTCGGCCTCTTCGATGATCACGTTGGTGTAGTCGCGCAGACCGTCCTCGGGCAGTTCGCGGGCCAGCAGTTGCGCTGCGCCGCGAATCCCGCCCAAGGGGTTCTTGATTTCGTGGGCCAGGCCACGCACCAGCATCTTGGTGGTTTCCTGCTTGCTCAGTTGCGCCTCTTCCTTGGTGATGCGCAGCAGCCGATCACGCGGGTGCACTTCGAGCAGCAGCAGGGTGTTGCCCTGATGCAGGATGGGCGTGACAGCGTAGTCCACGGTGATGCTCTGGCCGGTCAGGGAGGTCAACTGGGCTTCGCGCTTGGTGAACGGATGCGCCTGCTCCACGGCCTGGCGCAGGGAGTGCAGCGCTTCGGTCGATTCGGTGAACAGTTCGCTGATGAACTGGCCGTGGCTGCGCTGACCGCTGACTGCCAGTAGCATTTCGGCCGCCGGGTTCATGTACTCCAGGCGCAATTCGCTGTTGAGCAGCAGGGTCGCGGTGGTCAGGTTGTCCAGGAGCAGTCGGTGCTGTGCATCGCTGATGGTCATGGTGCGTTGTCGACCTCTATTGGCGCTGTTCCGGCCCGCATGCCTCAAGGAAGCAGACGGGTCAGCCGCTGGTTGCCCTGGAAAATGCAAGAAACAAACCAAGGCTCCGAAAAGAAGCGGAATTGGCCGATGAAGCGCGGGTTGTGCGCAAAATCGGCTCAATAATTCACGCTTTATCGATTCAACTGACCTGATTTGGGCTGCACCGCAGGGCGTTCAGCTATTTGTTGCACCAATATAGAGCATTGCTCGTCAGCCGCGTGGGCAGAGGCTTGCGGTGGCGCGGATCAGCATGAGGCGGCGAGTGGCATCGCTGGAGCGCAGGCCGATGGCCTTGGCCAGTGCGTGCTCGCAGTGCGCGGGCCGGTGGCGGTCGAAACGCGCCAGGCGATCAAGCATCTGCGCCTGCAACAGGTCCAGTTGTGGGCGAATCTCACGGGTGAGGTCCAGGCGTGGAATGTCTGGCGCGGCTTCCACCAGGCTCCACTGGCTGAGCAGATGGTACTGGCGCAGCTTGTCGGCCTCGATCTGATCGCTGAAGAACAGGGTCGCGCGTTGCGGGCTGACCTTATAGCTCGATGCGGCCTTGCGCACTCTTTCCAGCACCTGCTGCTCGCGAGCGCTGTCCTGCACCGGCTGGCCGCTGTCCCACTTGTGCAGGGCCACGGCGTCGGCGATGGCCAGACGCTGCTCGATGCTGTCGAGCAGGGCCTCGAAGGTGGGGTCGGGATCCGGGGCTTTCAGGCAGCCGGTGAGGGCGAGGATGCACAACAGGCAGAGCGGGGTGAGGCGCATGGCGATCTCCTTGAAATGGGAGACCTGAGTGTGGCCAATGCCCTTTTGTGTACCAGTAGGACGCGTCCGAACCGCGTGACCGTAAAAATACAAACGGCTTCCCGAGGGAAGCCGTTTGGGTTGATCGCTACGGCGCAAGCGCCGCAGTCATCAGACGCTGTAGTACAGGTCGTATTCCAGCGGGTGAACGAAGGTGCGCACCTTGATCTCTTCTTCGGACTTCAGCTCGATGTAGGCATCGATGAAGTCGTCGGAGAACACGCCGCCTTTGGTCAGGAAGGCACGGCCCTTGTCCAGCTCTTCCAGGGCTTCTTTCAAGCTACCGCAGACCTGCGGGATTTCCTTGGCCTCTTCAGGCGGCAGGTCGTACAGGTTCTTGTCGGCGGCATCGCCTGGGTGGATCTTGTTCTGGATACCGTCCAGGCCGGCCATCAGCAGGGCGGCGAAGCACAGGTACGGGTTGGCGGCCGGGTCCGGGAAGCGCGCTTCGATGCGGCGAGCTTTCGGGCTGGACACGTAAGGAATACGGATCGAGGCCGAACGGTTGCGGGCCGAGTAGGCCAGCATGACCGGCGCTTCGAAGCCAGGCACCAGACGCTTGTAGGAGTTGGTGGCCGGGTTGGTGAAGCCGTTCAGGGCCTTACCGTGCTTGATGATGCCGCCGATGAAGTACAGGGCGGTGTCGGACAGGCCGGCATAGCCTTCGCCGGAGAAGGTGTTCTTGCCGTCTTTGGAGATCGACATGTGCACGTGCATGCCCGAGCCGTTGTCGCCGTACAGAGGCTTGGGCATGAAGGTGGCGGTCTTGCCGTAGGCATCGGCCACGTTGTGCACGCAGTACTTCAGGGTCTGAACTTCGTCAGCCTTGGTGACCAGGGTGTTGAACTTCACGCCGATTTCGTTCTGACCGGCGGTGGCCACTTCGTGGTGGTGCACTTCGACGACCAGGCCCATTTCTTCCATGGCGTTGCACATGGCGGTACGGATTTCGTGGTCGTGGTCGCACGGCGGAACCGGGAAGTAGCCGCCTTTGACGGCCGGGCGGTGGCCCTTGTTGCCGCCTTCGACGTCCTGGTCGGTCATCCAGGAGCCTTGCTCGGAGTAGATCTTGAACATCGAGCCGGAGATGTCCGACTTGAACTTGACCTGGTCGAAGATGAAGAACTCAGGCTCAGGGCCGACGAATACGGTGTCACCGATACCGGTGGACTTCAGGAACTCTTCGGCGCGCTTGGCGATGGCGCGTGGGTCGCGGTCGTAGCCTTGCATGGTGGAAGGTTCGATGACGTCGCAGACCAGGATCAGGGTCGGCTCTTCGGTGAACGGGTCGAGCACGGCGGACGAATCGTCCGGCAGCAGGATCATGTCGGAGGCTTCGATGCCTTTCCAGCCTTCGATGGAGGAGCCGTCGAACATCTTGCCGGCTTCGAAGAACTCATCATCCAGCGCATCGCGAGCCGGCATGGTGACGTGGTGCTGTTTGCCTTTGGTGTCCGTGAAACGCAGATCAATCCACTTGACGTCATGATCTTTGATGAGTTGAACCGACTTCGACATGTTGTCCTCCGGATGGTCTAGAGCGCGGTAGGCCGCTGCCCTGGAAAAAGGGTGTCGCCGGGCGCGGATAGTCGGCCAAGCTTACCTGCATCACAAGGGAGCAAATTGTATGCCAGTGCCCGAAAATGGCTAGGGCGGGATAAAAGGCGGCGTCCATAGGCATCTAAGGGCACCCTGCAACGGCGATATGCACCTAAAAAAGGCGTCATTCGCTGGCAATGCACTGATATGGTGCGTAGGTGGGGCAGGCGTGCTTTGTTTGAGGGCTGCGGCGATTCATCAGCCATCAGGCCGCTAAAAGCACTGTCAGACCGCCACGCGGCACCTATCTGTAAACCTCTGATCAAAAGTTGCTCAAATCTCTACCTGTTTCCGCTATAATTCGCGCCCCTCATTTTCGGCAGGCTCCGCGCGCGCTGTTAACCCAATGAAACTTATCGTCAAAGTCTTCCCAGAGATCACCATCAAGAGCCGGCCAGTGCGCAAGCGCTTCATCCGCCAGCTCGGCAAGAACATCCGCAACGTGCTCAAGGATCTGGATCCGGAGCTCGTGGTCAACGGTGTCTGGGACAATCTCGAAGTGGTCACCCGCCTCGAGGACGAGAAGATTCAGCGCGAGATGATCGAGCGCCTGACCTGCACCCCGGGGATCACCCACTTCCTGCAAGTGCAGGAGTATCCGCTGGGCGACTTCGACGACATCGTCGAAAAATGCAGGCAGCACTACGGTCATCTGCTGGCCGGCAAACGCTTCTCCGTGCGCTGCAAGCGCGGCGGTCACCACGATTTCACCTCGATGGACGTCGACCGCTACGTCGGTAGCCAGTTGCGCCAGCAGTGCGGCGCCGCCGGTATCGACCTCAAGCGTCCGGAAGTAGTGGTGCGCCTGGAGATCCGCGACCAGCGCCTGTTCGTCATCCACAGTCAGCACGACGGTATCGGCGGCTACCCGCTGGGCGCGCTGGAGCAGACGCTGGTGCTGATGTCCGGTGGCTTCGACTCCACCGTGGCGGCCTACCAGATGATGCGCCGCGGCCTGATGACCCATTTCTGCTTCTTCAACCTCGGCGGTCGCGCCCACGAGCTGGGGGTGATGGAAGTCGCTCACTTCCTGTGGAAGAAGTACGGCAGCAGCCAGCGCGTGCTGTTCATCAGCGTGCCGTTCGAAGAAGTGGTCGGCGAGATCCTCGGCAAGGTCGACAACAGCTACATGGGCGTCACTCTCAAGCGCATGATGCTGCGCGCCGCCGCGCGCATGGCCGAGCGTTTGCAGATCGATGCCCTGGTCACCGGCGAGGCGATTTCCCAGGTGTCGAGCCAGACCCTGCCGAACCTGGCGATCATCGACTCGGCCACCGACAAGCTGGTGCTGCGCCCGCTGTTGGCCAGCCACAAGCAGGACATCATCGACACCGCCTACCAGATCGGCACCGCCGATTTCGCCAAGCACATGCCCGAGTACTGCGGCGTGATTTCGGTGAACCCGACCACCCATGCCAAGCGTCACCGCATGGAGCACGAAGAGAAGCAGTTCGAGATGGCCGTGCTTGAACGCGCCATCGAGCGCGCCCGGTTCATCTCCATCGACCATGTGATCGACGAGCTGGGCAAGGACATCGAGGTCGAGGAAGTGGCGCAGGCGATGCCTGGCCAGATCGTCGTCGATATCCGCCACCCCGATGCCCAGGAAGACGAGCCGCTGGTGCTCGACGGCATCGAGGTGCAGGTCATGCCGTTCTACGCCATCAACAGCAAGTTCAAGCACCTGGACGACACGCGCCAGTACTTGCTGTATTGCGACAAGGGTGTGATGAGCCGTTTGCACGCACACCATCTGCTCAGTGAGGGACATGCCAATGTGCGTGTTTATCGTCCGGCATAAGACGCCAGGGCTGTATGGCGGCAGCATCCGCCATCGCCCTCCCGACCCACGGGCCCGCTGAGTCTGCTTTCGTACATATTCGCCGCCTACACTGGCGGCCACCGAATCCTCTGCACGAGATACAGTTGTGATCGAAAATCTGCGTAACATCGCCATCATCGCCCACGTTGACCATGGTAAAACCACCCTGGTCGACAAACTCCTGCGCCAGTCCGGCACCCTGGAACGTAACGAGCTCAACGACGAGCGCGTCATGGACTCCAACGACCAGGAAAAAGAGCGCGGCATCACCATTCTGGCGAAGAACACCGCCATCAACTGGAATGGCTACCACATCAACATCGTCGACACCCCCGGCCACGCCGACTTCGGTGGCGAGGTCGAGCGTGTGATGTCGATGGTCGACTCGGTGCTGCTGCTGGTCGACGCCCAGGACGGCCCGATGCCGCAAACCCGCTTCGTGACCAAGAAGGCCTTCGAAGCCGGCCTGAAGCCGATCGTCGTGATCAACAAGGTCGACCGTCCGGGCGCGCGTCCTGACTGGGTCCTGGACCAGATCTTCGACCTGTTCGACAACCTCGGCGCCACTGACGACCAACTGGACTTCCAAGTGGTCTACGCCTCGGCCCTGAACGGCATCGCCGGCCTGGACCACACCGCCATGGCCGAAGACATGACCCCGCTGTACCAGTCGATCGTCGACAACGTACCTGCGCCTTCGGTTGACCGTGACGGTCCGTTCCAGATGCAAATCTCCGCACTGGACTACAACAGCTTCCTCGGCGTCATCGGCGTTGGCCGTATCGCCCGTGGTCGCGTCAAGCCGAACACTCCGGTGGTCGCCATCGACACCGACGGCAAGAAGCGCAACGGCCGTATCCTCAAGCTGATGGGTCACCACGGTCTGCACCGTGTGGACGTCGAAGAAGCCCAGGCCGGCGACATCGTCTGCATCAGCGGTTTCGACGAGCTGTTCATCTCCGACACCCTGTGCGCACCGGACGCGGTCGAAGCGATGAAGCCGCTGACCGTCGACGAGCCCACCGTTTCGATGACCTTCCAGGTCAACGACTCGCCGTTCTGCGGCAAGGAAGGCAAGTTCGTCACCAGCCGTAACATCAAGGACCGTCTGGACAAAGAGCTGCTGTACAACGTAGCCCTGCGCGTTCAAGAGACCGACTCCCCGGACAAGTTCAAGGTCTCCGGCCGTGGTGAACTGCACCTGTCGGTACTGATCGAAACCATGCGCCGTGAAGGCTTCGAGATGGCCGTAGGCCGTCCTGAAGTGATCATCCGCGAAGTGGATGGCGTCAAGCAGGAACCGTTCGAGAACGTCACCATCGACATTCCTGAAGAATCCCAGGGCAAGGTGATGGAAGAGATGGGCCTGCGTAAGGGCGACCTGACCAACATGGTGCCGGATGGCAAAGGCCGTGTGCGTCTGGAGTACAACATCCCGGCCCGTGGTCTGATCGGTTTCCGTAACCAGTTCCTGACCCTGACCAACGGCGCAGGCATCCTGACCTCGATCTTCGACCGCTACGACACCATGAAGTCGGGCCAGATGTCCGGTCGTCTGAACGGCGTCCTGGTGTCGGTCGAAACCGGCAAGGCTCTGACCTACTCGCTGGAAACCCTGCAGGCGCGCGGCAAGCTGTTCGTCGAGCACGGCCAGGAGATCTACAACGGTCAGATCATCGGTCTGAACAGCCGTGACAACGACCTGGGCGTGAACCCGACCAAGGGCAAGAAACTGGACAACATGCGTGCTTCGGGCAAAGACGAAGTCATCGCCCTGGTTCCGCCGGTTCGCCACACCCTCGAGCAGGCCCTGGAATTCATCCAGGACGACGAGCTGTGCGAAGTGACGCCCAAGTCGATCCGTCTGCGCAAGAAGATCCTGGACGAAGGCGAGCGTACCCGCGCTGCCAAGAAAGCCAAGAACTGAGTCAGCGCTGGCTGAATGAAAACGCCCCCGGTCGAAAGGCCGGGGGCGTTTTTTTAGCGGCAAGCGGCAAGCGGCAAGCGGCAAGCGGCAAGTGTGCGGTGGGCTCACTGGGGTGAGCTAGGCGCCGAACTGCAAGGCGTTGGTCAGATCGCCCATGGGCTGCTGACCGCGAGCGATCATCGCCTCGTCGCGGTGCTTGAGACCTTCCAGGGTTTCCAGTTTGAACACCCGCGTGATGAAGCGCAGGATCGAGCCAGTGTCGTACACGGTGTGGTCGACCGTACCTTTACGGGCGAAGGGCGAGACCACCAGTGCGGGAATCCGTGAGCCAGGGCCCCATCTGTCGCCTGCCGGCGGGGCGACGTGGTCCCACCAGCCGCCGTTTTCATCGACGGTGACGATCACCACCATGTCGTTCCATTGCGGGCCTTCTCGCAGCACCTTCAGCACGCGGTTGATATGCCGGTCGCCGGACGCGACATCGGCATAGCCGGCGTGCATGTTGAGATTGCCTTGGGGCTTGTAGAAGGTCACCGCAGGCAGCGTTCCGGCTTGCGCGTCACGTAGAAACAGATTGGTGGCCGGCGTGTCCCCCAGCCCTGCGTCGCGCAGTCTTCGCGTGCGCTCGGCGGGATTTTCAGGTCCCTGCTGCTGGAAGTAATTGAACGGCTGGTGATGGAACTGGAAGTTGGGGATCTTCGGAATGCCGCCCGAATCCTTGAATTGCTCCAGGGTGGCTTGCCAGGCGCCCGCGTACCACGCCCAGTCCACGTTCTTTTTGGACAGCTTGTCGCCAATGTGTTCGTGCGTCTGCGCGACCATGACATTGGGCAATCCGGATTTGGAGTAGTCCGGGCGTTCTGGATCGCGTATCCATGTGGGCCAGTAGGGCGGCGCCAGGGTGTTCACGCCGTAGCCATCGGGTGTCAGGGCGCTGGGGCCAAACTGTGGAGGGCCGTCCATGGCGCTGGCAGGCGAGGTGGGAAGCGGCTTGAGGCGCGGGTCGGTCGGGTCGTCGGACTGCAGCGTGGCGATCTGCGACTTGGCGACCGAGTTCAGCGCATCTGGGTAGTAGGGCGGTCTGGCTGCCACCAGATAGTGGTGATTGAGGAACGAGCCGCCGAAAGCACCCTGGAAGAAGTTGTCACAGAGCACGAACTCCTTGGCGACATCCCATAAGCGCAGCTCGTAGCGCGACTGCGCATAGTGGCCCATCACCAGCCCGCCCGAATCGCCCCAGGCGACGAACCCGTCGTTCTTGCCCCCGTTTATCTGCATCTGGTTCTGGTAGAACACATGCCACAAGTCGCGGGTCACGAGACTGAACGGCAAGTCTTCGCCCTGTGGACCTTTCAGCGCGAAAGGTGCGTTGGGCACGTTGTCCTGAAACGCCTGCCCGGTGGGGTAAGTCACGCCATCCACGGTCTGAGGCCCGACGTGCAGCACCCCTCCCCAGGGTGCAGGCAGCGACGGTAACGCGCTGCCATCTCGGTCGAGCTGGCGATAATCGGCTGGCGCCAGCGACGACAGCGGCTTCTGCAATCCGGGGAAGTCCGCGAACAGGTTGTTGAAGCTGCGGTTCTCGGCATAGATCACCACGACGGTCTTGACCTGCCGTTGCAGCGCCTCGTCCAGTTCCACCGCGCCCAGCGGCGGGCGGCTGGGCGCCGTGCATGGCTTCTCGGTGTCCTCGCAAGCGCCCAGGGTCAGGCCGACCCCCAGCAGTGCGGCACCGCCGATGAAGCGTCTGCGGTTGGGGTCTTGAGGCGAAGGGCTTGGTGTCACGCCATCGCGTTTGTCTTTGGGGGTGTCTGTCATGCTGGTGATTACCTGAGGTCTGCACGTGTCCACGATCTACTGGGCAGAGTAGCGAGCGCAGATGACTGAAAAAAAACACGGGTCACTGCACGCCAGTGACCCGCTCGCGATCAGTTCTTGCGCACGATCCGCCCGGCGCTGTGCGTGGCACCGACGGGGATCGCTTGTTGTTCGCGGTCGCGCAGATAGGCCAGCATCGCGTCCAGGTCGATCCGCTTGCTGTCGACCACATTCGTGCCTTGCTTGAACACCGAGAAGCGCTCCGCGCCTGCCGCCAGGAACGAGTTGGCGACGATGCGATAGCGCGTGTTCATGTCCACCGCTCGCCCCTCCAGGCGCAGGCTGCCGGGTACCACGTAGCTGCCGGCTGGACGTTTGGCATCCCATTGGTAACTGAATCCCTGGGAAATCTGCAGTATGTTGCTGTCGCTGGCGCCGAACTGCTGGTTGAGCAAGGCCAGCAATTGTTCGCCCGTCAGGTCCATCAACACCAGGGTATTGCCGAAGGGCTGCACGCTGGCGACTTGCGCATAGGTCAGGCCCCTGCCAGGGGACTGTTGCAGATCGGCGCGAATGCCGCCGACATTCATGAAGGCGATCTGCGCGCCCCACTGGCGGGTCATGGCCAGTTGCGAATCGGCGACCAAGTCGCCTAGTGGAGACTCACCGT
Proteins encoded in this region:
- the glnL gene encoding nitrogen regulation protein NR(II), with protein sequence MTISDAQHRLLLDNLTTATLLLNSELRLEYMNPAAEMLLAVSGQRSHGQFISELFTESTEALHSLRQAVEQAHPFTKREAQLTSLTGQSITVDYAVTPILHQGNTLLLLEVHPRDRLLRITKEEAQLSKQETTKMLVRGLAHEIKNPLGGIRGAAQLLARELPEDGLRDYTNVIIEEADRLRNLVDRMLGSNKLPSLAMTNVHEVLERVCSLVDAEAQGSITLVRDYDPSLPDVLIDREQMIQAVLNIVRNAMQAINGQNELRLGRITLRSRAVRQFTIGHVRHRLVARIEITDNGPGIPAQLQDTLFYPMVSGRPDGTGLGLAITQNIISQHQGLIECESHPGHTTFSIFLPLEQGATAP
- the trmL gene encoding tRNA (uridine(34)/cytosine(34)/5-carboxymethylaminomethyluridine(34)-2'-O)-methyltransferase TrmL, translated to MFHVILFQPEIPPNTGNIIRLCANSGCDLHLIEPIGFELDDKRLRRAGLDYHEYATLKRHDSLAQCLESLGQPRLFAFTTKGSQPFHEVAYQPGDAFLFGPESRGLPAEVLDSLPAEQRLRLPMRPGCRSLNLSNTVAVTVYEAWRQQGFA
- the ntrC gene encoding nitrogen regulation protein NR(I) codes for the protein MSRSETVWIVDDDRSIRWVLEKALQQEGMTTQSFDSADGVMGRLARQQPDVIISDIRMPGTSGLDLLAQIREAHPRLPVIIMTAHSDLDSAVASYQGGAFEYLPKPFDVDEAVALVKRANQHAQEQQALQAPPTLARTPEIIGEAPAMQEVFRAIGRLSHSNITVLINGESGTGKELVAHALHRHSPRAAAPFIALNMAAIPKDLMESELFGHEKGAFTGAANLRRGRFEQADGGTLFLDEIGDMPADTQTRLLRVLADGEFYRVGGHLPVKVDVRIIAATHQNLESLVQAGKFREDLFHRLNVIRIHIPRLADRREDIPALARHFLGRAARELAVEPKLLKPETEEFMRNLPWPGNVRQMENTCRWITVMASSREVLISDLPPELLNLPHDAAPITNWEQALRQWADQALARGQSNLLDSAVPSFERIMIETALKHTAGRRRDAAVLLGWGRNTLTRKIKELGMKVDGSDEDDGEEH
- the thiI gene encoding tRNA uracil 4-sulfurtransferase ThiI, which translates into the protein MKLIVKVFPEITIKSRPVRKRFIRQLGKNIRNVLKDLDPELVVNGVWDNLEVVTRLEDEKIQREMIERLTCTPGITHFLQVQEYPLGDFDDIVEKCRQHYGHLLAGKRFSVRCKRGGHHDFTSMDVDRYVGSQLRQQCGAAGIDLKRPEVVVRLEIRDQRLFVIHSQHDGIGGYPLGALEQTLVLMSGGFDSTVAAYQMMRRGLMTHFCFFNLGGRAHELGVMEVAHFLWKKYGSSQRVLFISVPFEEVVGEILGKVDNSYMGVTLKRMMLRAAARMAERLQIDALVTGEAISQVSSQTLPNLAIIDSATDKLVLRPLLASHKQDIIDTAYQIGTADFAKHMPEYCGVISVNPTTHAKRHRMEHEEKQFEMAVLERAIERARFISIDHVIDELGKDIEVEEVAQAMPGQIVVDIRHPDAQEDEPLVLDGIEVQVMPFYAINSKFKHLDDTRQYLLYCDKGVMSRLHAHHLLSEGHANVRVYRPA
- the glnA gene encoding glutamate--ammonia ligase, which translates into the protein MSKSVQLIKDHDVKWIDLRFTDTKGKQHHVTMPARDALDDEFFEAGKMFDGSSIEGWKGIEASDMILLPDDSSAVLDPFTEEPTLILVCDVIEPSTMQGYDRDPRAIAKRAEEFLKSTGIGDTVFVGPEPEFFIFDQVKFKSDISGSMFKIYSEQGSWMTDQDVEGGNKGHRPAVKGGYFPVPPCDHDHEIRTAMCNAMEEMGLVVEVHHHEVATAGQNEIGVKFNTLVTKADEVQTLKYCVHNVADAYGKTATFMPKPLYGDNGSGMHVHMSISKDGKNTFSGEGYAGLSDTALYFIGGIIKHGKALNGFTNPATNSYKRLVPGFEAPVMLAYSARNRSASIRIPYVSSPKARRIEARFPDPAANPYLCFAALLMAGLDGIQNKIHPGDAADKNLYDLPPEEAKEIPQVCGSLKEALEELDKGRAFLTKGGVFSDDFIDAYIELKSEEEIKVRTFVHPLEYDLYYSV
- a CDS encoding chorismate mutase, with the translated sequence MRLTPLCLLCILALTGCLKAPDPDPTFEALLDSIEQRLAIADAVALHKWDSGQPVQDSAREQQVLERVRKAASSYKVSPQRATLFFSDQIEADKLRQYHLLSQWSLVEAAPDIPRLDLTREIRPQLDLLQAQMLDRLARFDRHRPAHCEHALAKAIGLRSSDATRRLMLIRATASLCPRG